In Sulfurisphaera javensis, a single genomic region encodes these proteins:
- the panB gene encoding 3-methyl-2-oxobutanoate hydroxymethyltransferase produces MAKATIRDFLKKKEKKEKITMLTAYDYPIAKIISQTSLDGILVGDSLGMVVLGKENTLKVTMKEMLIHLDAVVKANPPQLVVADMPFLSYETSVKDGIRNAGILARHGADAVKLEGGEEMVDVIKGIIRAGIPVMGHIGLTPQRFLRIGGFRILGKREKEEEQLIRDAKALEEVGVFAIVIENTYADVAKKITESVSIPTICIGAGPYCDGQILVIHDLLGLSDFSPYFAKKYVDLKEIIRKAIEDYIIDVKESKFPSRENYKLKES; encoded by the coding sequence ATGGCAAAGGCTACAATAAGGGACTTTCTGAAGAAAAAGGAAAAGAAGGAGAAAATCACGATGTTAACAGCATACGATTACCCTATAGCGAAAATTATTTCTCAGACAAGTCTTGACGGGATCTTAGTTGGAGATTCTTTAGGAATGGTTGTTTTGGGAAAAGAGAATACGTTAAAAGTAACAATGAAAGAAATGCTTATACATCTAGATGCCGTGGTAAAAGCGAATCCTCCACAACTTGTAGTTGCAGATATGCCTTTTTTGAGCTATGAAACGTCGGTAAAGGATGGAATAAGAAACGCTGGAATACTTGCCAGACATGGTGCGGATGCGGTAAAATTAGAAGGAGGAGAAGAAATGGTAGATGTGATTAAAGGCATTATTAGGGCTGGCATACCAGTAATGGGACATATAGGTTTAACTCCTCAAAGATTTTTAAGGATAGGAGGATTTAGAATTTTAGGGAAAAGAGAAAAAGAAGAAGAACAATTAATTAGAGATGCAAAAGCATTAGAAGAAGTAGGAGTTTTCGCCATAGTAATTGAGAATACTTATGCAGATGTAGCGAAGAAAATTACTGAAAGTGTTAGTATTCCTACAATATGCATAGGTGCCGGGCCATATTGTGACGGGCAAATATTGGTTATTCATGATCTTTTAGGGTTATCCGACTTCTCTCCCTATTTTGCTAAGAAGTATGTCGATCTGAAGGAAATAATTAGAAAAGCCATAGAAGATTATATTATTGATGTTAAAGAAAGTAAATTTCCTAGTAGAGAAAATTATAAACTTAAAGAAAGTTGA